The Microbacterium phyllosphaerae region CTCGTCGCCGCAGCGAACACGGTCGGCTACGCGCTCACGTCGTACATGCCGACCTACCTGACCGGCACCCTCGGCTACGACGAGGTGCACGGCACGCTGCTCACGCTCCCCGTGCTCGTGGCGATGGCGCTCTGCATCCCTCTCACAGGCAAGCTCTCCGACCGCATCGGACGCAAGAGGGTGCTGTTCATCGGCTCGATCTCGGCGATCGTCCTGGCCGTGCCGTCGTTCCTGTTCATGATGCACGGCGAGATCTGGTCGACCCTTCTCGGCCTCGTGCTGCTCGCGTTCCCGGTGACGTTCTACGTCGCGAACCTCGCGTCGTCGCTGCCTGCCCTCTTCCCGACGTCCTCTCGCTACGGCGGCATGGGCATCTCGTACAACCTCGCCGTCGCGCTGTTCGCGGGTACGGCTCCGGTGGTGATGGAGGCGCTCGTGCAGATGACCGGGTCGTCGCTCGCACCGGCGTTCTACGTGATCGGCACCTCGATCGCCGGCTTCATCGCCGTGGTCGTGCTCAAGGAGTCGGCACGCAGGCCGCTGCCGGGTGCCATGCCGAGCGTGCAGACCGTCGAGGAGGCCGTCGAGCTCGTCGAGACCCAAGAGGAGAACCCCGACCTCGACCTCGACGAGCTCTTCCCCGAGCGCCTCGAGAACGCGGAGTACGTCGCGGAGCTGGCTGAGCAGGCCGAGCAGGCGGAAAAGGCAGAGCAGACCGAGGGGCAGACGGAAGGTCAGGCCGAAAAGGCCTGATCGACCCGTCGGGCGGCCGGCCGATTCTCGGCTGGCCCTCGGCGATCAGTCGTCGGAGGACTCGGACTCTTCGTGCGAGCGGATGACGTCGCGCAGCTCCTGATCGAGATCGGATGCCTCTTCGATCGCCGAGGTCATCCCGGCGAGGAAGTGGGTGACGATGCCGCGCTCTTCGTCGCTCATCTCGTCGACGAGCGCGAGCATCCGTCGATGCATCGCCCCGAGGGTCTCGCGCACCTCGTCGTCGCTGCTGACGGTCGGAACGACCACGCCGGCGCGGCGATCGGTCGGGTGCGGCTCGCGGCGGGCGTGGCCGCCCTTCTCGAGTCGATCGATCAGAGTGGTCGTCGATGCGGTCGAGATGTCGAGCATGCGGGCGATGTCGATCGGGCGCACGATGCGACCGGCCCGCTGCTCGCGCAGCAGGAAGCGCAGGGCCACCAGGTCGGTCTCGTTCATGCCCATCGACACGCGGGTGCGGGCGCGCATCGCCGTCTCGGCCGCGCGGTAGCGACGCAGCATGTTCAGGACGTCGACCGTGCTGGCGGTGCTCGATTCGGGGTACCAGTAGCCCGAGCGGCCGAACTCCTCAGGCTTCTCCATCACGCCACCTCGCCGTCGTCGCTCAGAGAGTCCTGCTGCTCGCGCTCGTCGGCCTCGCGGGAGAGCATCTCAGCTGCACCGGACTCGACCTCGGCGGGAACGATCTGCAGGATGCCGCCGGTGATGGCGTCGTGCTCGGCGGTGACGATCTGGTCGAGTCGCCACGCGGGAACGGATGGAAAGCGTGCCCGGAGGCGATCGAGCATGTCGGTGTACGCGATGTACCCCGCATCCTCGAGTGTGAATCGCTCGACCATGTCTTCCCTTCCCGCAGGTATCCATCTTCGCATCCGAAGAGAGTGCCTGGTCGCATTGGATTTCACTAGCTCACCTGCTTACCTGATTGTCGAGTAGCATGGAGCTAGGGGGTGACACATGGCAAGCAGGACACAGCTGCAGACCACGGCGACCGAACTCGTCGCGAGAGTCGATGAGCTTCGTCGCGCCGAGGCGCAGCTGGGGCGTCGCCTCGCGGCCATGCGCGCGCCCAGCGACACCGATCGCGAAGCCATGCGGTTCATCACGGATGCTCCCACCGACGCTCCGGCGACACCGGGCAGTCTGGCGGCTCACCTGAACGTGAGCACGGCGGCGATCACGAGCCTGCTGCGTCGTCTGCAGGAGCGCGGGCAGGTCGTCATCGCCCCGCATCCGGCCGACGCCCGATCGAAGGTGCTGCGACCGTCTCTGCGCGATCTGCACTCGCCGGCAGACGAGCTCACGCAGCGCGTCGAGTCGCTCGCGAGCGAATTCACGCCCGGGCAGATCGACACCGTGACGCGCTTCCTGCGCCGCCTTTCGGAAGAGATCAACGACCTTCCTTGAGTCTCGACTGTCATTTAGCTAGGTAACCTAGTAATCTATCTATCAAGCGAAGTCTGGCTTGAGGAGAGATCATGGGTCACCTGACGTACGGCAACACCGCAGCACCGATCGAGGTCGATGACGAGCTGCTGACGCATCTGCGTCTGGTGATCGTCACCAAGCTCCGGCGGAACGAGGCGTTCCCGCTCACGCTCCCCCTGGGTGACGGCGTGTCCGAGACGCTCTGGCTGCACGCATCCATTCCCCTGCGATTCGCGATCGAGGAGGAGGCGCCGATCGATCGCCCCCTGGTCGTCGCGATGATGAACGCCGCAAGCTCATCGGGCGGACTCGACGTCACGCGCGAGGAGTTCGCGCGATCGGCCGGTGGCTCTCGCCGGCTGCATGCGATGAGTGCGTGACCCATGTCGACTCGGATCAGAAACGCGGCCAAGGCCGTCACCAGCGCGCGCGTGCGTGCGGCATCGAGACCTCGGGGCCTCTGGGTCGAGGTCGAGCCCGGCTTCCACGTCGGCAATGATCGACGCCAGTTCCTCGGCTCGATCACCGGGACGCCCCTCGAGGGCTTCCGCGCGTTCGGCCCGCAGTCGGACTTCCTCGGGCAGTTCGACGACCTCGACGTGGCGAAGGCGGCCGTGGCCACGGCTGCGTCGGGCGCGGTGGCTGCTCCGGAGGCGGAGCCGCAGCTGGGCTGAGTCTCGGAGCAGGCGAGCGAACCTCTCCGGCTGGCGCTCGGCGCGAGTTTCCGACGGCCCGATTGGCGTGTACGGTCGTTGCTATGACTTCGATCGAATCGATTCGACGACCGGCGCCGGATCGGGCCTCCCGACGTGCGCGCATCGCCGTCTCGGCGCTGTTCCTCACGAACGGCGCGCTGTTCGCCAACATCCTTCCGCGATACCCCGAGATCAAATCCGCGCTCGGTCTCGACAACGTCGGATACGGTCTCGCGATCGCGGCCTTCCCCGCCGGAGCGATCGCCGCCGGCCTCCTCGCCGCGGTGCTGATCCGTCGGTTCGGCTCGGCCCGCATCGCCGTGTTCGGCACGATCGCCACAGGTCTCGGTCTGCTCGCCGCCGCCGTCGCCCCCTCCGGCATCCTGTTCGCCGTCGCGCTCCTGCTCGGCGGAGCATCCGATGCGATCACCGACGTCGCGCAGAACGCGCACGGGCTGCGCGTGCAGCGCCGCTACGGACGCTCGATCATCAACTCGTTCCACGCGATCTGGTCGATCGGCGCGGTGCTCGGCGGCGGAATGGCCGCCGCTGCGATCGCGCTGCAGCTGCCCCTCGGCGTGCACCTCGGCATCTCGACCGCGGTCTTCGCAGCGGTGGCGTTCACCGCCCTCTGGTTCTGCCTTCCCGGCCGCGACGAAGAGGCGGATGCCGAGGCCACCGCCGAGCCCGTCGAGCTGCAGTCCGCGGTGCGCCGCGGCGTGAGCCCGCGCATCGTGATGATGGTCATCGCCCTCACGCTCATCGCGATGGCGGGTGCGATCGCCGAGGATGCCGGCAACTCGTGGGCCACGCTGTATCTCAGTGAGTCGCTCGGTGCTGCGGCCGCGATCGCACCGCTCGGTTTCATCGCCCTGGTCGGCGCGCAGTTCATCGGACGGATGCTCGGCGACGGCATGACCGACCGCTTCGGCCAGCGCGCGGTCGCCAGGGTCGGCGGTCTGATCGCCGCGGGCGGTATGACCCTCGCCCTGATCTTCCCGAGCGTGCCCGGAACCATCGCGGGCTTCGCGGCGGTCGGCTTCGGCATCGCGACGCTCATCCCCGCGGCCATGCATGCCGCCGACGAGCTGCCGGGGCTGAAGCCGGGCGTGGGCCTCACGATCGTGTCGTGGCTGCTGCGACTCGGCTTCCTGCTCTCGCCGCCCTTCGTCGGCTTCATCGCCGATACCCAGAGCCTGCGCGCCGGGCTGATCGTGGCTCCCGCGGCGGCGTTGGTGGCGGTGGTGCTCGCCGGAGTGCTCGAGAAGCGCAAGGTTCGGGAGTAGGAATCACCGGCCTCTACAGTGGTGTGGAGGGGGTCTTCCCGCACCCTGCCGCGAGTTTTCGCAGTATACGTATTCAATCCTTGGATTTTCCTGGAATATAGGCTTCCCTAAGTCCGTTGCATACGTATACCATCAGCGTCATGGGACACATCAAGCATCGAGCACTGCCGGTACTCGCCCTCGCAGCCGTGGGCATGATCGCCCTCTCCAGCTGCGGCGCCGGGACCCGCACCGACAATGAGAACGCGACAACGGTGTCGTGCGACTACACCGCTCCGGAGGGCAAGACCACGGTCAACGTCCTCGCCTACAACTCCTCCGCCATCGACCCCTTCACCGACACCATGGTCAAGAGCTGTTCGACCGACGATGTCACGTTGAAGCACGACCCGATCGACTTCGGCGGGCAGGTGACCAAGACCACGGCCACCCTCGCCGGTGACACCGGCACGTACGACATCATCGAGACCTACGGATTCGTCATCCCCGGCTTCGGTGAGGAAGAGAAGCTCGTTCCGCTGAATGACCTCTGGGACAAGTACGCCGACGACTACGGCCTCGGCGAGATCAGCGAGTCGATGGTCGAAGGCATGTCGTACGACGGCGACATCTACGCGATCCCGATGCAGGCGCAGATGTTCGTGATGGCCTACCGCACCGACATCTTCGACGACCTCGGGCTCGAGGTGCCGACCACCTTCGACGAGATGATCAGCGCCGCAGAGGCGATCAAGGCCGAAGGGCTCATGGACTACCCGATCGCACTGCCCTGGCTCGCCACGGCTGATGTGACGACCGGCTTCGAGGGCGCGATGAACTCCCTCGGCGCCGACTTCGTCACCGCAGACGGCGACGTCACGCTCGACGGGCCCGAAGCCAAGCAGGCCGTCGAGGCGATGCTCGCACTCAAGCCCTACATGGACCCGCAGGTCACCACCTTCGACCAGCCCAAGGTGCAGCAGCAGATGTTCAACGGCACCGCGGCCATGTCGATCATGTTCTCCGGTCGCATGTTCGACCTGACGCTCCCCGCCAACTCCAAGCTGTCGGACTCGTTCGGCTTCGCCGGCGCACCGAAGGTCTCGGACGACGCCCAGTACTCCTACAACCGCCTGTCGATCGACGGCTGGTCGATCCCCTTCAACACCAAGCTCGACCACGACATGCTCTTCCAGATGATGGCCTCGGCCGTCAGCGAAGACGCCTCGACCGCATCCGTCCCCGCCGCCTACCCGGCGCGTGAGGGAATGGTGACGGAGAAGAACTCTCCCTACGGTGCCGCGGCGAACGACTCGATCGCCAGCGCCATGCCGCCGATCGTGTCTCCGGTCATCGCCGACATCACGAACGAGATCCGGCCGATCCTCGTCTCGATCCTCAACGGACAGGTTTCCGTCGACGACGGGCTCGCCCAGATGCAGGCCGCCGGCGAGAAGATCGCCGGCTGACCGACGACCAACGTCCATGACTGTGGCCTGAGCGCGAGTTCAGGCCACAGTCCGTCCAAGGGAGGACGCATATGAAGGCACGCGAATTCTGGCTGCTCTTCGCTCCGAGCCTGCTGGTGATGGGTGCACTCCTCGTGCTTCCCCTGGTGCGCACGGTGCAGTGGAGCTTCGAGCAGGTCCGTTACGGCACACCCGGCACGTTCATCGGGCTCGAGAACTTCACCGACGCGCTGACCGATCCGCGCTTCCACAAGGCGGTGCTCTTCACCGTCGCCGTCACGGTCGTCACGACGGCGATCCTGCTCGTGTTCGGCTACATCATCGCCACCGGCATCAACCGCATCACCACGTCGCGACCGCTCGTGCTCGGCATCATGCTCGTCTCGTACGTGCTGCCGAACCTCGTCGGCGCTGTCGCCTTCTCGTGGCTCTTCGACGACAACTTCGGCGGCGTCGTGAACCGCCTGATCGGCTTCTTCGGCGGGTCGCAGGTGCTCTGGTTCACCGACCAGGTGCCCAACGCGATCCTCGTGATCGCGAACACCGTCTGGCACATGCTCCCGTTCGCGATGCTCATCATCCTCGCCGGGCTCCAGGGCGTGCCGAACGAGTTGAAGGAAGCGGCCAAGATCGACGGCGCCAACGGCTTCCAGACGCACATCAACGTGATCATCCCGACCATTCGCGGCGTGCTCGGCTTCGTGACGCTGATCACGATCATGGATGTGCTGCGAATGTTCGACAACCTGATCCCGCTGTCGCCACAGGCGCAGAACATCGGCAACGAGTCGATCATGCTCTACGTCTACTCCGTCGCCTTCGCCGACGGCGCCGAGAACCTCGGCCTCGGCAGCGCGATCAACGTGCTCACCATCCTCCTGATCCTCATCATGCTGATCCCGTTCATCCGGGGCATCTTCAAGGAAGCGAAGGCCGAACGATGAGTCTCACCTCCGCAGAACTCTCGACGAAGGCCATCGTCACCAAGGGCGTGCCGAAGCGCCGTCGCCGTGGGCCCAACCGTCCGCCGGTGATCACGGGGCTGCTGCTCGGCATCCTCTGCGTCGTCGTGCTGAGTCCCTTCATCTGGATGACGCTCTCGGTGACCAAGCCGACCGACGTCGCCTTCTCGAACCCGCCGGTGCTCTGGGACTACCAGCCCACGCTGCAGGCGTTCGTCGACCTCTGGCAGACCACCTACTTCGCCGACTACCTGGTCAACACCCTGGTCGTCGCCGTCGTATCGACCGTGATCGCGCTCGCGATCGGCATCCCCGCGGCCTACGCGCTCTCGCGGTTCCCGAGTTACGTCTCGGCGCTGCTGCTCGTGCTCGCGCTGATCTTCCGCGCACTTCCTCGTTTCGCCGTGGTACTGCCGATGTACGACATCAGCCGGGCGCTCGGCATCTACGACACCACGTTCGCGCTGGCGATCGCCCTGGTCGCGATCAACCAGCCGTTCACGATCTGGCTGCTGCGCAACTTCTTCGCCGAGATCCCCAAGGAGCTCGACGAGGCGGCGATGATCGACGGCTGCACCAGGATCGGGATGCTGCGCCGGGTCATGATCCCGCTGATGGGGCCCGGCATCCTGACCGCCGGCATCTTCGTCTTCCTGTTCGCGTTCCAGGAGTACCTCACGGCGCTCGTGCTCACCGACACCTCGTCGAAGACCGTGCCGGTCTTCATCGCCACCCAGCTCGGGCAGACCCTGCCGATGCTGCAACAGGCGGGCGCCGCATCCATGCTGCTCACGATCCCGGTGTTCGTGATCGCGTTCATCGCGCAGAAGTACCTCGTCGCCGGTCTCAGCGACGGCGCCGTGAAGGGCTGACGTGTCGGTCGCGGCCGCGCCCCTCGTGCTGCTCGCGGGTATGAACTGCACGGCCGACCTGTGGGCGGATGCGCGGTTCGACGGGGCGGGGTTCGAGGGCGCGATCCGGCCCGTGCTGGATCGACCCTCGATCGCCGAGCAGGTCGCGGCGCTGCTCGACGGGCTTCCCGAGAAGTTCGTGCTCGTCGGTCACTCGCTCGGCGGCATCGTCGGCATGGCACTCGCTCTCGCCGCGCCCGAGCGTGTGGCGGGGCTCGTGCTCGTATCCACGAACGCCAAGGCGCCGACGGAGGCGCAGCGGTCCGGATGGGGCGACTGGCTGACCCGAGTGGATGCCGGCACTGACGCCCGAGCGCTGCAGCAGAGCATCCTGTCCCCGCTTCTGGGGGAGCGCCTCGTGCGAGACCGACCCGATCTGGTGCAGCGGACTCTGCGCATGGGGGAGGAGACGGGCGCGGAACGGCTGAGGGCTCAACTCGCGATGCAGCTCACCCGCACCGACCTGCTCGCCCGCCTGCCCGAGCTGACGATGCCGACGTTCGTCGTATCGGGGCTCGACGACGTGATCTGCCCACCGCACTTCCACACCGAGATCGTGTCGGCGATGGCCGACGCACGGCTCGTGAGTCTGGATGCCGGGCACCTTCTGCCGCTCGAGCGGCCGCGGGAGTTCGGGCGCCTCGTGCGGTCGTGGATGTCGCAGCAGCGATTGTTGGGTGCCGTCGCCTGACGGCGCGCGCGCGTGGACGGCGCGCCCAGTTGAGCGGCGTCTCCTCCTGAGGAGACGTGCGGGTCAGCGCTCGGGCGCCGCCAGTCCGCG contains the following coding sequences:
- a CDS encoding carbohydrate ABC transporter permease codes for the protein MSLTSAELSTKAIVTKGVPKRRRRGPNRPPVITGLLLGILCVVVLSPFIWMTLSVTKPTDVAFSNPPVLWDYQPTLQAFVDLWQTTYFADYLVNTLVVAVVSTVIALAIGIPAAYALSRFPSYVSALLLVLALIFRALPRFAVVLPMYDISRALGIYDTTFALAIALVAINQPFTIWLLRNFFAEIPKELDEAAMIDGCTRIGMLRRVMIPLMGPGILTAGIFVFLFAFQEYLTALVLTDTSSKTVPVFIATQLGQTLPMLQQAGAASMLLTIPVFVIAFIAQKYLVAGLSDGAVKG
- a CDS encoding alpha/beta fold hydrolase, whose amino-acid sequence is MSVAAAPLVLLAGMNCTADLWADARFDGAGFEGAIRPVLDRPSIAEQVAALLDGLPEKFVLVGHSLGGIVGMALALAAPERVAGLVLVSTNAKAPTEAQRSGWGDWLTRVDAGTDARALQQSILSPLLGERLVRDRPDLVQRTLRMGEETGAERLRAQLAMQLTRTDLLARLPELTMPTFVVSGLDDVICPPHFHTEIVSAMADARLVSLDAGHLLPLERPREFGRLVRSWMSQQRLLGAVA
- a CDS encoding DUF7882 family protein, whose product is MGHLTYGNTAAPIEVDDELLTHLRLVIVTKLRRNEAFPLTLPLGDGVSETLWLHASIPLRFAIEEEAPIDRPLVVAMMNAASSSGGLDVTREEFARSAGGSRRLHAMSA
- a CDS encoding MarR family winged helix-turn-helix transcriptional regulator, whose product is MASRTQLQTTATELVARVDELRRAEAQLGRRLAAMRAPSDTDREAMRFITDAPTDAPATPGSLAAHLNVSTAAITSLLRRLQERGQVVIAPHPADARSKVLRPSLRDLHSPADELTQRVESLASEFTPGQIDTVTRFLRRLSEEINDLP
- a CDS encoding ABC transporter substrate-binding protein, yielding MGHIKHRALPVLALAAVGMIALSSCGAGTRTDNENATTVSCDYTAPEGKTTVNVLAYNSSAIDPFTDTMVKSCSTDDVTLKHDPIDFGGQVTKTTATLAGDTGTYDIIETYGFVIPGFGEEEKLVPLNDLWDKYADDYGLGEISESMVEGMSYDGDIYAIPMQAQMFVMAYRTDIFDDLGLEVPTTFDEMISAAEAIKAEGLMDYPIALPWLATADVTTGFEGAMNSLGADFVTADGDVTLDGPEAKQAVEAMLALKPYMDPQVTTFDQPKVQQQMFNGTAAMSIMFSGRMFDLTLPANSKLSDSFGFAGAPKVSDDAQYSYNRLSIDGWSIPFNTKLDHDMLFQMMASAVSEDASTASVPAAYPAREGMVTEKNSPYGAAANDSIASAMPPIVSPVIADITNEIRPILVSILNGQVSVDDGLAQMQAAGEKIAG
- a CDS encoding carbohydrate ABC transporter permease, which codes for MKAREFWLLFAPSLLVMGALLVLPLVRTVQWSFEQVRYGTPGTFIGLENFTDALTDPRFHKAVLFTVAVTVVTTAILLVFGYIIATGINRITTSRPLVLGIMLVSYVLPNLVGAVAFSWLFDDNFGGVVNRLIGFFGGSQVLWFTDQVPNAILVIANTVWHMLPFAMLIILAGLQGVPNELKEAAKIDGANGFQTHINVIIPTIRGVLGFVTLITIMDVLRMFDNLIPLSPQAQNIGNESIMLYVYSVAFADGAENLGLGSAINVLTILLILIMLIPFIRGIFKEAKAER
- a CDS encoding MFS transporter, with translation MTSIESIRRPAPDRASRRARIAVSALFLTNGALFANILPRYPEIKSALGLDNVGYGLAIAAFPAGAIAAGLLAAVLIRRFGSARIAVFGTIATGLGLLAAAVAPSGILFAVALLLGGASDAITDVAQNAHGLRVQRRYGRSIINSFHAIWSIGAVLGGGMAAAAIALQLPLGVHLGISTAVFAAVAFTALWFCLPGRDEEADAEATAEPVELQSAVRRGVSPRIVMMVIALTLIAMAGAIAEDAGNSWATLYLSESLGAAAAIAPLGFIALVGAQFIGRMLGDGMTDRFGQRAVARVGGLIAAGGMTLALIFPSVPGTIAGFAAVGFGIATLIPAAMHAADELPGLKPGVGLTIVSWLLRLGFLLSPPFVGFIADTQSLRAGLIVAPAAALVAVVLAGVLEKRKVRE
- a CDS encoding MarR family winged helix-turn-helix transcriptional regulator translates to MEKPEEFGRSGYWYPESSTASTVDVLNMLRRYRAAETAMRARTRVSMGMNETDLVALRFLLREQRAGRIVRPIDIARMLDISTASTTTLIDRLEKGGHARREPHPTDRRAGVVVPTVSSDDEVRETLGAMHRRMLALVDEMSDEERGIVTHFLAGMTSAIEEASDLDQELRDVIRSHEESESSDD